In Dolichospermum flos-aquae CCAP 1403/13F, the following proteins share a genomic window:
- a CDS encoding S1 family peptidase, whose protein sequence is MSWRIGMVTVFALAGFVLPLATPVSSVPKPPFSMVNLWTGQEQIQLEQEARLITVKILSSPREKRDRSLGSGVLFYQDKLTSTYGVITNNHVLQAGEAPYSIQTPDGKIHRANSVVRKKQLRGNGLDLALLEFVADSEYRIATKSNQQAAIGAWVMSAGFPLKNSKSKSGGFVIKPGKIQLLLDKALEGGYRIGSTNDVEKGMSGGPLLNRAGELVGINGLHANPIWGDPYVFEDGSYPTDAQREQIGQYSWGIPLETVKQLLIAKGKS, encoded by the coding sequence ATGAGTTGGCGGATAGGAATGGTCACTGTTTTTGCACTAGCTGGTTTTGTTTTGCCTTTGGCAACTCCAGTGTCGTCAGTTCCAAAACCCCCTTTTTCAATGGTTAATTTGTGGACTGGACAGGAACAAATTCAACTTGAACAAGAAGCCCGTTTAATTACGGTTAAAATTCTGAGTAGTCCTAGAGAAAAGCGCGATCGCTCATTAGGTTCTGGTGTACTATTTTATCAAGATAAATTAACCTCAACCTATGGAGTAATTACCAATAATCACGTTTTACAAGCCGGTGAAGCTCCCTATTCTATTCAAACTCCCGACGGAAAAATTCACCGTGCTAACTCTGTGGTGCGGAAAAAACAACTGAGGGGAAATGGTTTAGATTTAGCCTTATTAGAATTTGTAGCTGACTCAGAATACAGGATTGCTACCAAATCAAATCAACAAGCTGCCATTGGAGCTTGGGTAATGTCCGCAGGTTTTCCCCTCAAAAATAGCAAAAGCAAATCTGGGGGGTTTGTGATTAAACCCGGTAAAATTCAACTGCTGCTAGATAAAGCCCTAGAGGGAGGATACCGAATTGGCTCTACCAATGATGTAGAAAAAGGGATGAGTGGCGGACCCCTATTGAATCGCGCTGGGGAATTAGTGGGAATTAATGGACTTCATGCTAACCCAATTTGGGGTGATCCTTATGTTTTTGAAGATGGTTCTTACCCAACGGACGCACAGCGAGAACAAATAGGTCAATATAGCTGGGGTATTCCCCTAGAAACAGTTAAGCAATTGTTGATTGCTAAAGGCAAGTCCTAA
- a CDS encoding COP23 domain-containing protein, whose protein sequence is MALVMKNNLSAPLTGLALALSVTLASNQPSQAQSRQFTCGLSDNYPVTVVRHPTRGSVALIVWTNTSQISGTWTPQKRCQEVSDRFQKLQNKGELKILKTGTVNGQYVICGLGTNQGACDKKNVLLTMTKDRDPKQVLEQLLNTRVAAGGEAVYLSGDQEGHIKPTINRDGTASVDIDQVIKGKSEPIW, encoded by the coding sequence ATGGCTTTAGTTATGAAAAATAACCTATCAGCACCCTTAACTGGCCTGGCTTTAGCCTTGAGTGTCACTTTAGCTAGTAATCAACCCAGCCAAGCTCAAAGCCGCCAATTTACCTGTGGTTTGAGTGATAACTATCCAGTAACCGTGGTTCGTCACCCAACCAGAGGTAGTGTAGCCTTAATTGTGTGGACAAACACAAGTCAGATTAGTGGTACATGGACACCTCAAAAACGTTGTCAAGAGGTATCAGATCGTTTCCAGAAACTGCAAAATAAAGGTGAACTGAAAATCCTGAAAACGGGAACAGTTAACGGTCAATATGTTATCTGTGGTTTAGGAACTAATCAGGGAGCTTGCGATAAGAAAAATGTTTTACTGACCATGACAAAGGATCGTGACCCTAAGCAAGTTCTCGAACAACTATTGAATACCCGTGTTGCCGCAGGTGGGGAGGCTGTTTACCTCAGTGGTGACCAAGAAGGACACATTAAACCAACAATCAACCGTGATGGCACTGCCAGCGTTGACATTGATCAGGTGATCAAGGGTAAAAGTGAGCCGATCTGGTAA
- a CDS encoding serine/threonine-protein kinase has protein sequence MREIQGQLPILAGNKGRYQLLRPLGGGSFGDTFLAIDLNTLNQRRCVVKRLRIESHHSPEIVAGIKKAFEREAQVLEDLGDKSGNIPSLYDYFSLTVTDPQLNTPQEFNYLVQQYIEGEDLSKELEQQGRFSEAKVLTLLNNILPGLDFIHNHNVIHRDIKPSNIVRSNAEDDKFYLIDFGAVKQVIKGDISTTEKSIVFGTISYAPPEQIKKEKVDYSSDLYALAASCVQLLTGEFPDDSRDVNNLWNWQKYPYISEHLGKILRRMLQEDPYYRFQSAREVMEALNKPDDKPPGLSPRTNNGDKTIIIPPPQPQFIKVLLITAIILTAAGVFITLYSDQIQNSQGSIKTIPGKLFTDKQFGIEIKYPQDWKAEKQEYSPLTGGTIAKIFPNTSSLNLEVGLFIRIEDIQKSQTLSEYNQVAIEQIKKSVRNVQILEQQSKKLDDREGYQIVYTGQDQIHNFRFKSMEVWTISDSKVYILTYRAEEKLYDPFLKDVEQTMMRSFHIEPIGL, from the coding sequence ATGAGAGAGATTCAAGGACAACTCCCGATTTTAGCTGGAAACAAAGGAAGATACCAACTTCTAAGACCTTTAGGAGGAGGGAGTTTTGGGGATACTTTTCTCGCTATTGACCTAAATACACTTAATCAACGTCGTTGTGTTGTTAAGCGATTACGAATTGAGAGTCATCATTCTCCTGAAATTGTTGCAGGGATCAAAAAAGCCTTTGAAAGAGAGGCTCAGGTTCTAGAAGATTTAGGGGATAAAAGTGGTAATATTCCCTCCTTATATGATTATTTTTCCTTAACTGTAACTGACCCGCAATTAAATACTCCACAAGAGTTTAATTATTTAGTTCAACAATATATCGAAGGTGAAGATCTAAGTAAAGAACTGGAACAACAAGGACGTTTTTCAGAAGCAAAAGTTTTGACTCTATTAAATAATATTTTACCTGGTTTGGACTTTATCCATAATCACAATGTTATTCACCGGGATATTAAACCTAGTAATATTGTGCGCTCCAATGCAGAAGATGACAAATTCTATTTAATTGACTTTGGAGCAGTTAAACAAGTAATTAAAGGTGATATTTCCACCACAGAAAAATCTATAGTATTTGGAACTATTTCCTATGCTCCCCCAGAACAAATCAAAAAGGAAAAAGTTGATTATTCCAGTGATTTATATGCTTTAGCTGCTTCTTGTGTGCAATTATTAACAGGTGAATTTCCAGACGATTCCCGTGACGTTAATAATCTTTGGAATTGGCAAAAATATCCCTATATTAGTGAACATTTGGGTAAGATACTAAGGCGTATGCTCCAAGAAGATCCTTATTATAGATTCCAGTCAGCAAGGGAAGTAATGGAAGCTCTGAATAAACCTGATGATAAACCACCGGGATTGAGTCCGCGTACAAATAATGGTGATAAGACAATAATTATCCCTCCTCCCCAACCTCAATTTATTAAAGTTTTATTGATAACAGCAATTATTTTGACCGCTGCTGGGGTTTTCATAACTTTGTATAGCGATCAAATTCAAAACTCCCAAGGAAGTATTAAAACTATTCCTGGTAAACTATTTACAGATAAACAATTTGGAATTGAGATCAAATATCCTCAAGACTGGAAGGCTGAAAAACAAGAATATAGTCCGTTAACCGGGGGAACTATTGCCAAAATATTCCCTAATACTTCTAGTCTGAATCTCGAAGTAGGGCTATTTATCCGTATCGAAGATATACAAAAATCTCAGACTTTATCAGAGTATAATCAGGTTGCTATCGAACAAATTAAAAAATCCGTTAGAAACGTCCAAATTCTCGAACAACAATCGAAAAAACTAGATGATCGAGAGGGATATCAAATAGTGTATACAGGTCAAGATCAAATTCATAACTTCAGGTTTAAGTCCATGGAAGTTTGGACTATTAGTGATTCAAAAGTTTATATTCTGACTTACCGAGCAGAAGAAAAACTCTATGATCCCTTTCTCAAGGATGTAGAACAAACCATGATGAGGTCTTTTCATATAGAGCCTATTGGTCTATGA
- a CDS encoding metal ABC transporter permease: MLQALIEPLQYGFMQRSLIIAILVGLLCAIVGSYLMVQRLALLGDAISHSVLPGLAIAFMIGANIFVGAFIAGVLSTMAIAVIKTRSPIKEDAAMGIVFSAFFALGVTLITVIQKDNKIDLNHFLFGNILGVTGDEVRDTAIIAAIVLIVVFLLYKELLFYTFDPLGAQAAGLPVNRLNFGLMLLIALTIVASMKAVGVILVLSLLITPGATAYLLVKRLHEVMILGAVIGVISSISGMYLSYFYNLPSGPAIVLVVSGLFTLALLFSPRHGILIPSGNRR, encoded by the coding sequence ATGCTTCAAGCACTAATAGAACCGTTGCAATATGGCTTCATGCAGCGTTCCTTAATCATCGCCATATTAGTAGGCTTATTGTGTGCCATTGTCGGTAGTTATTTAATGGTACAACGCCTCGCATTACTGGGAGATGCTATTAGCCATTCAGTCTTACCAGGGCTGGCGATCGCCTTTATGATCGGTGCTAATATCTTCGTAGGGGCGTTTATTGCTGGTGTTTTGAGTACGATGGCTATAGCTGTTATTAAAACCCGATCTCCCATCAAAGAAGATGCCGCTATGGGCATAGTTTTTTCCGCCTTTTTTGCCCTTGGTGTCACCTTAATTACAGTCATTCAAAAAGATAATAAAATTGATTTGAATCACTTTCTTTTTGGTAACATTTTAGGCGTAACCGGGGACGAAGTACGAGATACAGCTATTATTGCAGCTATTGTTTTAATAGTAGTTTTTCTATTATATAAAGAACTGTTATTTTACACCTTTGATCCTTTGGGCGCACAAGCTGCGGGTTTACCAGTTAATCGTTTAAACTTTGGTTTAATGTTGTTAATTGCTTTAACAATTGTTGCCAGTATGAAAGCTGTGGGCGTAATTTTAGTATTATCACTTTTAATTACTCCTGGTGCAACTGCTTATTTATTGGTGAAACGTTTACATGAAGTGATGATTTTAGGGGCGGTAATTGGGGTAATTTCTAGTATTAGTGGAATGTATCTCAGTTACTTTTATAATTTACCTTCTGGTCCGGCGATTGTGTTAGTTGTTTCGGGTTTGTTTACGTTGGCTTTGTTGTTTAGTCCTCGACATGGGATTTTGATCCCTAGTGGGAATAGGAGATAA
- a CDS encoding metal ABC transporter ATP-binding protein, which yields MQNVSFYQKFSLSPKNQVDILTQVIKSIDMNSSTAINITNVGVHYRTQEALRDVNCTIKPGRITGIFGPNGAGKSTLMKALLGLVPMSSGQVLYANKPVMQQLEKVAYVPQRSQIDWNYPATVWDVVMMGRVKKTGWLRSFSTVSRQIAKQALERVGIGELKNRPIGELSGGQQQRVFLARALTQEAEIFCFDEPFVGIDQKTQTIIFEVFQELAKNNKIVLVVNHDLGESITHFDDLILLNCELIATGSRQQVLTEENLYRAYSGKVMYFSDAA from the coding sequence ATGCAAAACGTTTCTTTTTACCAAAAATTTAGTTTATCTCCCAAAAATCAAGTAGATATACTGACACAAGTTATTAAATCCATTGACATGAATTCCTCAACAGCAATTAACATCACTAATGTAGGCGTACATTACCGCACACAAGAAGCATTGAGAGACGTTAATTGCACAATTAAGCCAGGAAGAATCACAGGCATTTTTGGACCAAATGGGGCTGGTAAAAGTACATTAATGAAAGCCCTTTTGGGATTAGTTCCCATGAGTAGCGGTCAAGTTTTATACGCAAATAAGCCTGTAATGCAGCAACTAGAAAAAGTTGCTTATGTACCACAACGTAGCCAAATTGACTGGAATTACCCCGCGACCGTGTGGGATGTCGTCATGATGGGGCGTGTCAAAAAAACAGGATGGTTACGGAGTTTTTCCACAGTTAGCCGCCAAATCGCCAAACAAGCATTAGAACGAGTCGGAATAGGAGAATTAAAAAATCGTCCCATTGGTGAACTTTCAGGAGGACAACAACAACGGGTATTTTTAGCCAGGGCGTTAACTCAAGAAGCAGAAATTTTCTGTTTTGATGAACCATTTGTAGGGATAGATCAAAAAACCCAAACTATCATTTTTGAAGTTTTTCAAGAACTAGCAAAAAACAATAAAATCGTCCTAGTAGTTAATCATGATTTAGGTGAATCAATCACCCATTTTGATGATTTAATCTTACTAAATTGCGAATTGATCGCCACAGGTTCACGCCAACAAGTCTTAACAGAAGAAAACTTATATCGAGCTTATAGTGGCAAAGTTATGTACTTTTCCGACGCAGCATAA
- a CDS encoding metal ABC transporter substrate-binding protein — MGCTPNSQPQGNTQPQVIATSTIIADLAEEIGGEEVQITGILKPGADPHVYEPVPADSRVLEKANLILYNGYNLEPGLIKLMNATGGKAKKIAVGEVVKSLKLDKGKGQIVPDPHVWGSAENVISMVKAIRDSLIELSPEDQEKFTQNAEKLTDELQQLHLWIIQEIQTIPADQRKLITTHDAFQYYGNAYKIAIAGTLIGISTEEQPSAQTVKKLVESVKKIGVPAIFAETTINPALIKTVAEEAGVKLAPTPLFSDSIGAKGSNGDTYIKMMAANTRAIVEALGGKYTPFPLKSQK; from the coding sequence ATGGGTTGTACTCCCAACTCCCAACCCCAGGGAAATACTCAGCCACAGGTTATAGCAACGAGTACCATTATTGCTGATTTAGCTGAAGAAATTGGCGGAGAAGAAGTACAAATTACGGGAATTCTCAAACCAGGTGCGGACCCTCATGTTTACGAACCTGTACCCGCAGATAGTCGGGTTTTGGAAAAAGCTAACTTGATTTTGTATAACGGTTACAATTTAGAACCGGGACTTATTAAGTTAATGAATGCGACTGGAGGGAAAGCGAAAAAAATAGCTGTGGGAGAAGTTGTTAAATCTTTAAAATTAGATAAAGGTAAAGGGCAAATTGTCCCAGATCCTCATGTTTGGGGCAGTGCAGAAAATGTTATATCTATGGTAAAAGCGATTCGAGATAGTTTAATTGAATTGTCACCAGAAGATCAAGAAAAATTTACCCAAAATGCCGAAAAGCTAACTGATGAATTACAACAATTACATCTTTGGATCATTCAAGAAATTCAAACTATTCCCGCAGATCAAAGGAAACTCATCACTACCCATGATGCTTTTCAATATTACGGAAATGCTTATAAAATAGCGATCGCTGGAACTTTAATTGGCATTAGTACGGAGGAACAACCAAGCGCCCAAACTGTAAAAAAGTTAGTTGAATCAGTTAAAAAAATAGGTGTTCCTGCTATTTTTGCCGAAACGACAATTAACCCAGCTTTAATTAAAACAGTAGCCGAAGAAGCCGGAGTAAAATTAGCACCAACTCCACTTTTTTCTGATTCTATTGGGGCAAAGGGTAGTAATGGTGATACTTATATAAAAATGATGGCAGCAAATACCCGCGCTATTGTTGAAGCATTGGGAGGAAAATATACGCCATTTCCATTAAAGAGTCAAAAATAA
- the acsF gene encoding magnesium-protoporphyrin IX monomethyl ester (oxidative) cyclase yields MVKSFDKPPLDLSKSGVKAPVQETLLTPRFYTTDFDTVAKMDISGYETELRSVIDELKADYNRHHFVRDDEFKQGWDHIVGEKRLAFIDFLERSCTSEFSGFLLFKELSRRLKDSNALLSEAFAYLARDEARHAGFLNKSMADFNLSLDLSYLTKNRTYTFFPIEWVIYTVYLSEKIGYWRYILVFRHMEKNPEYQFYPLFRKFESWCQDENRHGDFFKALLRSQPQLWNNWRSRLWVRFFLITVFATHTMTVFERGNFYEILGIHPRQYNTQVVEETNKTAAKAFPIILNTNHPYFFWYLEQCAVYNQKIIDLNQINDWAIAKFIQKIPLTLMIFWYMFKLFLIKPIDTEATRKQVC; encoded by the coding sequence ATGGTTAAATCGTTCGATAAACCCCCACTTGATTTATCGAAATCAGGTGTAAAAGCACCAGTTCAAGAAACATTATTAACACCCCGTTTTTATACCACTGATTTTGACACAGTGGCAAAAATGGATATTTCTGGGTATGAAACGGAATTAAGGTCTGTAATTGACGAACTCAAGGCTGATTATAACCGTCATCACTTTGTGCGCGATGATGAATTTAAGCAAGGTTGGGATCACATTGTTGGTGAAAAACGACTTGCTTTCATCGACTTTTTAGAACGTTCTTGTACTTCAGAATTTTCCGGGTTTTTACTGTTTAAAGAATTATCTCGTCGTCTTAAAGACAGTAACGCTTTACTATCAGAAGCATTTGCTTATTTAGCGCGAGATGAAGCCCGTCATGCGGGATTTCTGAATAAGTCAATGGCAGATTTTAACCTTTCTCTTGACTTGAGTTATCTCACTAAAAATCGTACCTATACATTTTTCCCAATAGAGTGGGTTATTTACACAGTTTACCTATCAGAAAAAATAGGTTATTGGCGTTATATTTTAGTATTTCGTCACATGGAAAAAAATCCCGAATACCAGTTTTATCCCCTATTTCGGAAGTTTGAAAGCTGGTGTCAAGATGAGAATAGACATGGTGATTTTTTCAAAGCTTTGTTACGTTCTCAACCCCAATTATGGAATAATTGGAGATCTCGCTTATGGGTGCGGTTTTTCTTGATAACTGTGTTTGCTACCCACACTATGACAGTATTTGAAAGAGGGAATTTCTATGAAATATTAGGGATTCATCCTCGTCAATACAATACTCAAGTAGTTGAAGAAACTAACAAAACCGCAGCTAAAGCATTTCCAATTATTTTAAATACCAATCACCCTTACTTTTTCTGGTATTTGGAACAATGTGCTGTCTATAATCAGAAAATAATTGATCTCAATCAAATCAATGATTGGGCAATTGCAAAATTCATCCAAAAAATTCCCTTAACTCTAATGATTTTTTGGTATATGTTCAAGCTATTTCTGATTAAACCCATAGACACAGAAGCAACTCGTAAACAAGTTTGTTAA
- a CDS encoding biliverdin-producing heme oxygenase, protein MSNDLAMKLRVGTQQAHTDSENLGFMKCFVKGVVDRDCFIQLLRNFYFVYSELETAIEKHKQHPVINLIYFPELNRQSSLEQDMLFYYGNQWQKRITPSPAAQAYIARIQQISTHEPALLLAHSYTRYLGDLSGGQMLQKIAQSALKLSGHEGTSFYNFQQIPDKQAFKGKYRQALDKLSIDDKTTDKIVAEANHAFKLNMQILKELESILIQALGRATYNELT, encoded by the coding sequence ATGAGTAATGATTTGGCAATGAAACTGCGTGTAGGAACTCAACAAGCACATACAGATTCAGAAAATCTGGGTTTCATGAAATGTTTTGTCAAAGGAGTTGTAGATAGAGATTGTTTTATTCAGTTGTTGAGGAATTTCTATTTTGTTTACAGTGAACTAGAAACAGCAATTGAGAAACATAAACAGCATCCTGTCATTAATTTGATTTATTTTCCCGAACTAAATCGCCAATCTTCCCTAGAACAAGATATGTTATTTTACTATGGGAATCAATGGCAGAAACGCATCACCCCTTCACCCGCTGCTCAAGCTTATATTGCGCGTATTCAACAAATTTCTACTCATGAACCTGCACTATTGTTAGCTCATTCCTATACTCGTTATTTGGGTGATCTTTCTGGTGGGCAAATGCTACAAAAAATTGCTCAATCAGCCTTAAAACTGTCTGGACATGAAGGAACATCATTTTACAACTTTCAGCAAATTCCAGACAAGCAGGCTTTCAAAGGAAAGTATCGTCAAGCATTAGATAAACTATCTATTGACGATAAAACCACTGACAAAATTGTGGCAGAAGCTAACCATGCTTTCAAGCTAAATATGCAGATACTTAAAGAGTTGGAAAGTATTTTAATCCAAGCCCTGGGTAGAGCTACTTACAACGAATTAACTTGA
- the hemN gene encoding oxygen-independent coproporphyrinogen III oxidase: MVFLLPGVKFDFDLIQKYDTRAPRYTSYPPATELSENFTARDFQSAITASNQRQTPLSLYFHIPFCQSACYFCGCNTVITNNKKMAIPYLEHLEQEIKNTSDLIDKDRKVLQIHWGGGTPNYLELDQVEFLWKNITRNFQIASDAEVSIEINPRYVTRDYILFLRDIGFNRISFGIQDFNPEVQTAVNRIQPEALLFDVMSWIKEAKFDSVNVDLIYGLPYQTLDTFRETLHKTMALDADRIVVFNFAYVPWIKPVQKMIPQAALPGAEEKLDILKMTIEELTNNEYLFIGMDHFAKNNNELAIAQRHGTLKRNFQGYTTHAETELFGFGATSISMLEDAYAQNHKELKDYYKAVAAGVIPTSKGIKLTQDDIIRRDVIMSIMSHFQLNKSEIEQKYHINFDKYFGYELKELAPLQADGLVNVLADEIHITDIGRLLVRNIAVVFDTHTRTRETKFSRSI; encoded by the coding sequence ATGGTTTTTCTATTACCTGGTGTTAAGTTTGATTTTGATCTAATTCAAAAGTATGATACTCGCGCTCCTCGATATACGAGTTATCCCCCAGCAACGGAATTAAGTGAAAATTTCACTGCAAGAGATTTCCAATCTGCAATTACCGCTTCCAATCAAAGACAAACACCTCTATCCCTATATTTCCATATTCCTTTTTGCCAAAGCGCTTGTTATTTCTGCGGTTGCAATACCGTGATTACCAATAACAAGAAAATGGCTATTCCATATCTAGAACATTTGGAACAGGAAATCAAAAATACCTCAGATTTAATTGACAAAGATAGAAAAGTCCTTCAGATTCATTGGGGTGGAGGTACACCGAATTATTTAGAACTTGATCAAGTAGAATTTCTATGGAAAAATATTACCCGTAATTTCCAAATTGCTTCAGATGCAGAAGTATCCATTGAAATTAATCCCCGCTATGTGACTAGAGACTATATCTTATTTTTGCGAGATATTGGCTTTAATCGCATTAGTTTTGGGATTCAAGATTTTAACCCAGAAGTACAAACAGCGGTGAATCGGATTCAACCAGAAGCACTACTTTTTGATGTGATGAGTTGGATTAAGGAGGCTAAATTTGATAGTGTCAATGTAGATTTAATTTATGGTCTACCTTATCAAACTCTTGACACTTTTCGGGAAACATTACACAAGACAATGGCATTGGATGCTGATAGAATTGTCGTGTTTAATTTTGCCTATGTTCCTTGGATTAAACCTGTACAAAAAATGATTCCCCAAGCCGCATTACCGGGAGCAGAAGAAAAGTTAGATATTCTCAAAATGACGATTGAGGAATTAACTAATAATGAGTATCTGTTTATTGGGATGGATCATTTTGCTAAAAATAACAATGAATTAGCGATCGCTCAACGTCATGGTACACTAAAACGTAATTTCCAAGGTTATACTACCCACGCGGAAACGGAATTGTTTGGTTTCGGTGCCACATCTATTAGTATGTTAGAAGATGCCTATGCTCAAAACCACAAGGAATTAAAGGATTATTACAAAGCAGTTGCAGCAGGTGTAATTCCTACCAGTAAAGGCATTAAACTCACTCAAGATGACATTATTAGACGGGATGTAATTATGTCAATAATGTCTCACTTTCAGTTAAATAAGTCAGAGATTGAGCAGAAATATCATATCAATTTTGATAAATATTTTGGCTATGAACTCAAAGAATTAGCACCACTACAAGCGGATGGATTAGTAAATGTATTAGCAGACGAAATCCATATTACTGATATTGGTAGATTGCTAGTTAGAAATATTGCAGTTGTTTTCGATACTCATACAAGAACTAGAGAGACAAAATTCTCTCGTTCTATTTAA
- a CDS encoding GlsB/YeaQ/YmgE family stress response membrane protein, translating into MNIITWIILGLLAGVIAKSIYPGYQGGGMISTMILGIVGAFIGGTLFTLLRTGTLQLTSASLSIPGVIVAVLGAIIAIYLWGLFQRGSRA; encoded by the coding sequence ATGAATATTATTACTTGGATAATTTTGGGACTATTAGCTGGTGTAATTGCCAAATCAATCTATCCTGGTTATCAAGGTGGGGGGATGATATCCACCATGATCTTAGGTATTGTTGGTGCTTTTATCGGTGGTACTTTATTTACTCTTCTCCGCACAGGGACTTTACAACTAACATCGGCATCTTTAAGTATTCCTGGGGTAATAGTGGCAGTTCTTGGGGCAATTATTGCCATTTATTTGTGGGGATTATTCCAAAGAGGCAGCAGGGCATAA
- a CDS encoding site-2 protease family protein → MQTNWQIGSLFGIPLFLDPLWFVILGLTTLNFGFAYQQWGTVAGWSAGLIMALLLFASVLLHELGHSLVAQSQGIKVNSITLFLFGGVAAIEEESKTPGKAFQVAIAGPAVSVILFFLLRLGASVIPDSNPLHEMMGDLSRINLVVALFNLIPGLPLDGGQVLKAALWKITGDRFKAVHWAAKAGQILGYGAIALGFAIDFFTREFITGLWIVLIGWFAVRNANSYDRVTTLQETLLKLVVSDGMTRNFRVVDANQTLREFADSYLLETTTPEVYFAAADGRYRGLVNINDLRTTRRSEWETQTLQSIVHPLNTIPTVIESTSLAEVIKKLETEQLPQITVLSPADAVAGVIDRGDIVQALAQRLNLPITAAEIKRIKEEGSFPLGLQLGVIAKSVEK, encoded by the coding sequence ATGCAAACTAATTGGCAAATAGGTTCTTTATTTGGTATTCCTTTATTTTTAGACCCCTTATGGTTTGTAATTTTGGGGTTAACTACCCTGAATTTTGGATTTGCTTACCAACAATGGGGGACTGTCGCGGGTTGGAGTGCTGGTTTGATTATGGCACTGTTGTTATTTGCTTCGGTGCTACTGCATGAGTTGGGACATAGCTTGGTGGCACAGTCCCAAGGAATTAAGGTGAATTCTATTACTTTGTTTTTGTTTGGGGGAGTTGCGGCCATCGAGGAGGAATCAAAAACTCCTGGTAAAGCTTTTCAAGTAGCGATCGCTGGTCCGGCGGTAAGTGTTATCCTATTTTTCTTACTGCGTCTGGGTGCGAGTGTTATTCCTGATAGTAATCCTTTGCATGAAATGATGGGAGATTTATCAAGAATTAACTTAGTTGTGGCTTTATTTAATTTAATTCCTGGTTTACCTTTGGACGGGGGACAGGTGTTAAAAGCGGCTTTGTGGAAAATTACAGGCGATCGCTTTAAAGCTGTACACTGGGCAGCAAAAGCCGGACAAATTTTAGGTTATGGTGCGATCGCTTTGGGATTTGCCATTGATTTCTTCACCAGAGAATTTATCACGGGTTTATGGATTGTTTTGATCGGTTGGTTTGCGGTTCGTAATGCTAACAGTTATGACCGGGTAACTACATTACAAGAAACTTTACTAAAGTTAGTAGTATCTGATGGTATGACTCGTAATTTTCGGGTAGTTGATGCTAATCAAACATTGCGAGAATTCGCTGATTCTTATCTTTTAGAAACTACTACACCAGAAGTTTATTTTGCGGCTGCTGATGGTCGTTATCGCGGTTTGGTTAATATTAATGATTTGCGAACTACCCGAAGAAGTGAATGGGAAACCCAAACTTTACAAAGTATTGTTCATCCCCTAAATACAATTCCTACTGTTATTGAATCTACTTCTTTAGCAGAGGTAATTAAGAAATTAGAAACTGAACAATTACCTCAGATTACTGTTCTTTCTCCTGCGGATGCTGTTGCTGGTGTCATTGATAGAGGGGATATTGTCCAAGCATTAGCACAAAGGTTAAATTTGCCAATTACTGCTGCGGAAATTAAACGCATCAAGGAAGAAGGGAGTTTTCCTCTAGGTTTACAATTAGGGGTAATAGCGAAGTCTGTAGAAAAATGA
- the psaK gene encoding photosystem I reaction center subunit PsaK yields MLSVLLAAASVPVTPVWSPTVGIIISASSAVVLLFTFALKSAKVGPAMPVLPVSVPGFIGAMAFGHVIGIGIVLGLTNIGRL; encoded by the coding sequence ATGTTATCAGTTTTATTAGCCGCAGCATCCGTTCCTGTTACACCAGTGTGGAGTCCTACAGTCGGTATCATTATCAGCGCCAGCAGCGCAGTTGTACTTTTATTCACTTTTGCACTCAAATCTGCTAAAGTCGGACCAGCAATGCCTGTATTACCTGTGAGTGTACCAGGATTCATTGGGGCAATGGCTTTTGGTCATGTGATTGGTATTGGTATTGTGTTAGGACTAACTAATATTGGTCGCTTGTAA